CCCGCCTCTTTGCCCCCGAGGCCAGGCGGGCCTTTCCCGAGGAGGGCTGGGCGCTGTGGCGGCAGCGGTATCCGGCGGAAACGGCGGGCGTGGAATGAGCGTGCTGGTGGTCGGCAGCGTCAATGCCGACGTGACCGTCCGCGCCGCCCGCATCCCCGCGCCGGGCGAGACGGTGCTGGGGGAAGAGGCCCGCGTCTCTCCGGGGGGCAAGGGGGCGAATCAGGCGGTCGCCGCCGCGCTGGCCGGGTCAAGCGTGACCCTCTGCGGCGCCGTCGGGCGCGACACCTTCCGCGCCCCCGCCCTCTCCGGCCTCACCCGCGCCGGGGTGGACCTCGCCGGACTGCACGAGCTGGACGCGCCCACCGGCCTCGCGCTGATCACGGTCGCGGCGAGCGGCGAGAACGCGATCACCGTCGCCAGCGGCGCAAATGCCCGCGTCACGTCCGCTCATCTGCCCACCGACCTGAGCGGCTTCACCCACCTGCTCCTTCAGAACGAACTCCCATCTGAAGTCAACCGGGAGGCCGCCCGCCGCGCCCACGCCGCCGGACTGACCGTGCTCCACAACGCCGCCCCCGCGCGCCAGGCCCCCATGGAACAGCCCGACCCGGAATTGCTCGCCCACACGCACCACCTGATCGTGAACGAACACGAACTCGCCGCGTTTGCCAGCGGGGGAGGAGAGGCCCTGGAAACGCAGGCCCGCGCCCTCCTCACCCGTGGCCCCCGCGCCGTGACGGTCACCCTCGGCGCGCAGGGAAGCCTGACCGTGACAGCGGACGCCGTGGACCGCCTCCCGGCCTTCCCGGTCACGCCGGTGGACACGACGGGCGCGGGCGACACCTTCTGCGGCGTGCTGACCGCCTGGCTCGCCCAGGGCCACCCCCTCCCCACCGCCCTGCACGCGGCCGGAGTCGCCGCCGCCCTCGCCTGCACCCGCCCCGGCGCGCAGGACGCGATGCCCGACCGCGCCGAGATTGCCGCCGCCCTCGCGCGCTAGGCTGCCTCCATGCAGTACCGCACCTTTGCCGAGCCCGATTACGACGCCCTGCAAGCGTTGGACCTCGCCGCCCAGCGCCAGGCCGACCCGGCCTTCGACACCCTCCCCGCCCGCGAGCGTGAGGGCCGCCTCAGCACCAGCCTCCCCGCCCTTAAGTTCTACGAGCGCAGCGAACATTCCTTCGCCGCCCAGGACGAGGCGGGGGAGATGCGGGGCCTGATCCTGGCGCAGCACGTCTGGCAGGGGGACCGGCCCATCGTCCTGGTCCGCACGGTGATCCTCGCGCCGGACGCGCCCGAAGGCACGGCGGCGGGCCTGCTGCACGCGACCGTCAAGAGCGCCTACGACAGCGCCGTGTACGAGGTGCATTTCCCCCTCGCGCCCGCGCTGGAGGCCGCCGCACGGCGGGAAGAAGCGCACCTGACCGGCCAGTACGCCGTCTGCCACCTCGGGACCCGTGCCGGGACAGCCCCCGGCGAGCGCCTCGGCACAAGCCCAAGCGCCGGGGCGGAAGGACGCGCATAATGGCGGGCATGACGACCCGAGCCACCCGCGTGCTGCTCGGCGTGCGCGGCATGACCCGCGACGCCGGGGAGCGTGTCGCCGCCCACCTGCGTACCCTGCCCGGCGTGAGCCAGGCCACGCCCGACGACGGCCAGATCGAAGTCCACTACGACCCCAGCCAGCACACCGTCATGGACCTGGTGCGTGCGGTGCGCGCCCAGGGCTTCCTGGCGGGCATGCTCTAGACGTGGCGCTCGGCTACGTCGGCATCCTGACCGTCCGGGTCGAGATGCCGTGGGTGTCGAACCTCAAGGAGAAACGCGCCCTGGTCCGCCCGGTCGTCGAGCGCCTCAAGGCCCGCTATCCCCTCACGGTCGCGCGTCTGGACGGCCTCGACGCCCACGACTGGGAGGTGATCGGCGTCGCCACCCTCAGCAACGATTACGGCTGGGTGGAAGAAACCCTGCGGATGGCCGCCGACTTCATCGCCCGCGAAGGCGAGTACCGCGTCGCCTGGGAGGAAACCGACATCACCGTGCTGGGCGGCGACCAGG
The window above is part of the Deinococcus metallilatus genome. Proteins encoded here:
- a CDS encoding ribokinase, which codes for MSVLVVGSVNADVTVRAARIPAPGETVLGEEARVSPGGKGANQAVAAALAGSSVTLCGAVGRDTFRAPALSGLTRAGVDLAGLHELDAPTGLALITVAASGENAITVASGANARVTSAHLPTDLSGFTHLLLQNELPSEVNREAARRAHAAGLTVLHNAAPARQAPMEQPDPELLAHTHHLIVNEHELAAFASGGGEALETQARALLTRGPRAVTVTLGAQGSLTVTADAVDRLPAFPVTPVDTTGAGDTFCGVLTAWLAQGHPLPTALHAAGVAAALACTRPGAQDAMPDRAEIAAALAR
- a CDS encoding DUF1999 domain-containing protein, producing MQYRTFAEPDYDALQALDLAAQRQADPAFDTLPAREREGRLSTSLPALKFYERSEHSFAAQDEAGEMRGLILAQHVWQGDRPIVLVRTVILAPDAPEGTAAGLLHATVKSAYDSAVYEVHFPLAPALEAAARREEAHLTGQYAVCHLGTRAGTAPGERLGTSPSAGAEGRA
- a CDS encoding heavy-metal-associated domain-containing protein, translating into MAGMTTRATRVLLGVRGMTRDAGERVAAHLRTLPGVSQATPDDGQIEVHYDPSQHTVMDLVRAVRAQGFLAGML
- a CDS encoding DUF503 domain-containing protein — its product is MALGYVGILTVRVEMPWVSNLKEKRALVRPVVERLKARYPLTVARLDGLDAHDWEVIGVATLSNDYGWVEETLRMAADFIAREGEYRVAWEETDITVLGGDQDEED